The Desulfosporosinus acidiphilus SJ4 genome has a window encoding:
- a CDS encoding ABC transporter substrate-binding protein has translation MEDVSRRKFMKLSGVTLATLAFPGLLAGCGTSTTQSGESKKEFVIGAIGAMTGPSAQLGNNLKYGATVAVDEINAKGGINGIPVRLVILDDEADPTKSLNLARELVTKDKIDAFIGPTNTTCAMAIQPYLNQNKIIHLNGGCTGAALIDAQKYPYSFRTHINDRDQATYMVQRAVKKGRQKIAMVHDTTALGSGALTDMQNAFKQAGKQPAVDCPYTVGDVDMLPVAQKIKDAQCDSALLFALGVDGAHIALALQKLDYLPPKIELHGYTAEGMPAYRDLAKSAAAGSLCNTPTKCTYKENQPIPERLNKIITAYESKFGADATNQIIFATSVSFYDCVYIIKQGVEASKSYNSEKIKGAIESISNYDGANSDYHFSSTKHDGNDPSQLSVGLVTSAKKGLFQIVE, from the coding sequence ATGGAAGATGTATCTCGTCGCAAATTCATGAAACTTTCCGGAGTTACGTTGGCAACGTTGGCTTTTCCTGGCCTTCTGGCAGGATGCGGAACATCCACAACTCAGTCCGGTGAAAGCAAAAAGGAATTTGTGATAGGGGCTATCGGCGCGATGACAGGACCTAGCGCTCAATTAGGCAATAACTTGAAGTATGGTGCGACGGTTGCCGTCGATGAGATCAATGCTAAGGGCGGGATCAATGGAATTCCCGTTCGTTTGGTAATACTCGACGACGAGGCTGATCCCACTAAATCGCTGAATCTAGCGCGTGAACTTGTGACTAAGGACAAAATTGATGCCTTTATTGGTCCAACAAATACAACGTGTGCAATGGCAATTCAACCTTACCTGAATCAGAATAAAATTATCCATCTCAACGGCGGGTGTACCGGAGCGGCTCTCATCGATGCCCAGAAGTATCCCTATTCATTTAGAACCCATATCAACGACCGGGATCAAGCTACTTATATGGTCCAACGAGCTGTGAAAAAAGGACGTCAAAAGATAGCCATGGTTCATGATACTACGGCACTGGGAAGCGGAGCATTAACTGATATGCAAAATGCTTTCAAACAAGCGGGTAAACAGCCGGCTGTCGATTGCCCTTATACTGTCGGCGACGTTGATATGCTGCCTGTAGCGCAAAAAATTAAGGATGCCCAATGTGACTCGGCTTTGTTATTTGCCTTAGGAGTTGATGGAGCTCATATTGCCTTAGCCCTCCAGAAACTTGATTATTTACCTCCCAAAATCGAACTTCATGGATACACCGCTGAAGGTATGCCTGCCTACCGAGATCTCGCTAAAAGTGCCGCTGCAGGGTCGCTTTGCAATACGCCAACTAAATGTACCTATAAAGAAAATCAACCGATTCCCGAGCGCCTGAATAAGATAATAACAGCCTACGAAAGTAAATTTGGCGCCGATGCTACCAATCAGATCATTTTTGCAACGTCCGTTTCTTTCTATGACTGTGTTTATATTATTAAGCAAGGTGTAGAGGCAAGTAAGAGCTATAATTCTGAGAAGATTAAGGGGGCTATTGAATCAATTTCAAACTACGATGGCGCCAACTCTGATTATCATTTTAGTTCAACCAAACATGATGGCAATGATCCTTCGCAGTTGTCGGTGGGTTTGGTAACATCGGCTAAAAAGGGATTGTTCCAAATCGTTGAGTGA
- a CDS encoding sigma-54 interaction domain-containing protein encodes MIETKSALGIDSYYLKEVMDNSYDSIFVTDAQGNIIMANSTSERLLNLPASEMVGKNIRELIEKGYWNKSIALEAIEKRTTVTGVIKTKAGVNLMCTSRPLFDANGTMTMVISNSRDEDTLVKLAQTLDKERELVQRYKDEVQYLRSQGLKNRHLVAESPAMKNLLLKANAVGPTDSSVLLYGESGTGKEILAKYIHSISHRSREAFITVNCSAIPENLIEAELFGYEKGSFTGADTKGKPGLFELADKGTIFLDEIGEMPLILQAKLLRVLENGDVRRIGGTTSRKVDFRLVCATNRDLKIMVADRTFREDLFYRINVVPLRLTPLRERSEDILAISKIFLEELNRKYSYDKVFADETLRGFLNYSWPGNVRELRNLIERLVITTVGHVIDYQVEEITNSPRNLRVNTTQKQSREDKGNETFCISVSSKAPLKKIMDYIEKEYIKNILEECHGCVSEAARILCMDRSAIYRKVHVVNLRDQEFN; translated from the coding sequence ATGATTGAGACAAAAAGTGCTCTTGGGATTGACTCTTACTACCTTAAAGAAGTCATGGATAATTCTTATGATTCAATTTTTGTGACTGATGCCCAAGGCAATATTATAATGGCTAATTCTACGTCTGAACGACTTTTGAACTTACCCGCTTCGGAAATGGTGGGTAAAAATATTAGAGAACTTATAGAAAAAGGCTATTGGAATAAGTCGATTGCCTTGGAGGCCATTGAAAAGAGAACGACCGTGACCGGAGTCATCAAAACCAAGGCTGGAGTCAATCTTATGTGTACCAGCCGGCCGTTATTTGATGCTAATGGAACTATGACGATGGTCATTAGTAACAGCCGAGATGAAGATACGCTGGTAAAATTAGCCCAAACTTTGGACAAAGAGAGAGAACTTGTCCAACGGTATAAAGACGAAGTTCAATATCTAAGAAGTCAAGGCCTTAAGAATCGTCATTTAGTTGCAGAAAGCCCGGCCATGAAGAATCTGCTGCTAAAAGCGAATGCAGTGGGTCCCACGGACTCTTCGGTCCTGTTATATGGTGAATCAGGCACGGGTAAAGAAATATTGGCAAAGTATATCCATAGCATTAGTCATCGATCGAGAGAAGCCTTTATTACAGTTAATTGTTCGGCGATTCCCGAGAATTTAATTGAAGCAGAATTGTTTGGTTATGAAAAAGGATCTTTTACGGGTGCAGATACCAAAGGAAAGCCGGGATTATTTGAACTGGCCGATAAAGGAACGATCTTCCTTGATGAAATAGGAGAGATGCCCCTTATACTGCAGGCAAAATTACTGCGTGTCTTGGAAAACGGCGATGTGAGAAGGATAGGGGGCACAACTTCAAGAAAAGTTGACTTTCGCCTAGTTTGTGCTACAAATCGTGATTTGAAAATTATGGTTGCCGATAGAACCTTTCGTGAGGATCTATTTTACCGGATCAACGTTGTTCCCCTGCGTTTAACGCCTCTGCGCGAACGATCTGAAGATATTTTAGCCATAAGCAAGATCTTCTTGGAAGAATTGAACAGGAAGTATAGTTACGACAAAGTATTTGCCGACGAAACGCTCAGAGGATTTTTGAACTATAGTTGGCCGGGTAATGTCCGAGAACTCCGCAATTTAATTGAACGTCTCGTGATAACGACCGTGGGGCATGTTATCGACTATCAAGTTGAAGAAATAACAAATTCACCACGGAATCTACGCGTTAATACCACTCAGAAGCAGAGTCGGGAAGATAAAGGAAATGAGACCTTTTGCATTTCTGTCAGTTCCAAAGCTCCACTTAAGAAAATCATGGATTATATCGAAAAGGAATATATTAAAAATATTTTAGAAGAATGTCATGGATGTGTGAGTGAAGCCGCTCGGATCTTGTGCATGGACCGGTCAGCAATCTACAGGAAAGTACACGTTGTTAATCTGAGAGATCAGGAATTTAATTAA
- a CDS encoding thiolase family protein → MQLRDAVIVAPVRTPVGKCGGVLAEVPAYKLGAAVIKETIARAGIDPLEIDDVIMGNLFSFDVANMARMCVLEAGLPLQVPGMTVDRQCSSALNAIMLAAALVMSGLGDVYIAGGAESDSRRPYVMERADKAYKVQTAPKFFGIQASPPQIGNPPMGITAENVADLYGITRSEMDEFALQSHKKALVAIERGAFDEQIVPITIPQRKGSPLIVNRDECPRPDISLEALSKLKPAFKEGGTVTAGNSSPMNDGASACVVMSREKAEEMGLDWMLKFKAYAIAALDPNYMGLGPIHSTRKLLKQTGTVIKDFDVLELNEAFAAQSIACIRDLGMDMEKVNVNGGAIALGHPLAATGGILTAKLAYLMRERQLKNGLISFCCGGGQGVTAWFEAR, encoded by the coding sequence TTGCAATTAAGAGATGCGGTTATCGTTGCGCCGGTTAGAACGCCTGTCGGTAAATGCGGCGGAGTTCTTGCAGAAGTTCCGGCCTATAAGTTGGGTGCGGCAGTTATTAAAGAGACTATAGCAAGAGCGGGGATAGATCCTCTGGAAATTGACGATGTGATTATGGGGAATTTGTTTTCTTTCGATGTGGCCAATATGGCTCGCATGTGTGTGCTTGAAGCAGGCCTGCCTCTTCAAGTACCGGGAATGACCGTTGACCGGCAATGTTCCTCAGCCCTAAATGCTATTATGTTAGCTGCTGCTCTAGTCATGAGTGGTCTTGGCGATGTTTATATAGCAGGAGGTGCTGAAAGTGATTCGCGAAGACCCTATGTCATGGAAAGGGCGGATAAGGCTTATAAAGTGCAAACAGCTCCAAAGTTTTTTGGCATTCAAGCGTCTCCTCCACAAATCGGCAATCCACCCATGGGAATAACTGCCGAAAATGTTGCTGATCTTTATGGAATTACGCGCAGTGAAATGGATGAATTTGCCCTTCAAAGCCATAAAAAAGCTTTGGTTGCAATCGAACGAGGAGCGTTTGATGAACAGATTGTACCGATCACAATTCCGCAGCGCAAAGGTTCTCCGCTTATTGTTAACCGAGATGAGTGCCCTCGACCGGATATTAGTTTGGAAGCTTTATCGAAATTAAAGCCGGCATTTAAGGAGGGTGGTACTGTTACCGCGGGCAACAGTTCTCCAATGAACGACGGAGCTTCTGCTTGTGTTGTAATGTCGAGAGAAAAGGCTGAAGAGATGGGACTCGATTGGATGTTAAAGTTCAAAGCCTATGCGATTGCAGCATTGGATCCCAATTACATGGGTTTAGGTCCTATTCATTCAACACGCAAACTATTAAAACAAACGGGTACGGTGATCAAGGATTTTGATGTTTTAGAATTAAATGAAGCCTTTGCTGCCCAATCTATAGCGTGTATTCGAGATTTAGGGATGGATATGGAAAAGGTCAATGTCAATGGCGGTGCGATTGCTTTAGGACATCCGCTTGCGGCTACAGGCGGAATTCTAACAGCCAAACTTGCTTATCTTATGCGTGAGCGGCAGCTTAAAAATGGTCTGATTTCTTTCTGCTGTGGCGGCGGACAGGGTGTAACAGCATGGTTTGAAGCTCGATAA
- a CDS encoding MaoC family dehydratase, with protein sequence MDYGNSIKKWEEFNVGDSTKYAKTITSADIVIWCGLTGDMNPIHLDREYSRKTQFKDIIVPGIYVLGFISATLGKILGSIYASQTVRFTKPVYVNDTISAESTIIDKLENKRMLKLHTRCANQNEETVLDGEALLYIPRP encoded by the coding sequence ATGGACTACGGAAACTCCATAAAAAAGTGGGAAGAATTCAACGTCGGTGATTCCACTAAGTATGCTAAAACTATTACCTCTGCCGATATCGTAATATGGTGCGGACTAACAGGTGATATGAATCCGATTCATCTTGATCGTGAATACAGCCGAAAAACTCAATTTAAGGACATTATTGTTCCAGGAATTTATGTCTTAGGATTTATTTCAGCTACTTTGGGTAAGATCCTCGGCAGTATCTATGCTTCTCAAACTGTTCGATTTACGAAACCTGTTTATGTGAATGATACCATTTCGGCAGAATCTACCATCATTGATAAACTTGAAAATAAACGCATGCTTAAGCTCCACACTCGTTGTGCGAATCAGAATGAGGAAACCGTCTTAGATGGTGAAGCCTTGCTCTATATTCCTAGACCCTAA
- a CDS encoding SDR family NAD(P)-dependent oxidoreductase — MKNIFNLKGKVALVTGAGQGLGAVMAQILSDAGASIVCASRTLSKANEVRDTIIEGGGSSISVQVDVGNAQSVDNMIKQTLTEYGTLDILINNAGVNHRELCINMAEEQWDEVIRVNLKGIFLCSRAVGPIFMKKKQGKVINITSVIGSQALPTRGPYSASKAAVIQFTKVLALEWAPYNINVNALGPGYFKSRMNDSLNDAESILKRIPLGRMADPEELAGTIIYLSSEASNYVTGQTLFVDGGFLCN; from the coding sequence ATGAAGAACATCTTTAACTTAAAGGGAAAGGTTGCCCTTGTTACAGGAGCCGGACAGGGTTTAGGCGCAGTCATGGCTCAAATCCTATCTGATGCAGGAGCATCAATCGTTTGTGCCAGCAGAACTCTGTCGAAGGCAAATGAAGTACGAGACACCATCATAGAAGGAGGTGGGTCAAGTATTTCCGTCCAAGTCGACGTGGGTAATGCTCAGAGCGTTGACAATATGATAAAGCAAACCCTTACCGAATACGGTACCCTTGATATTCTCATTAATAACGCCGGGGTCAACCACCGGGAATTATGTATCAACATGGCAGAGGAACAATGGGACGAAGTGATACGCGTTAACTTGAAAGGTATTTTTCTTTGCTCACGAGCCGTTGGGCCCATCTTTATGAAAAAGAAACAAGGAAAAGTAATCAACATTACTTCTGTTATCGGGTCTCAAGCACTGCCGACCCGAGGCCCTTATTCTGCTTCGAAAGCAGCCGTTATCCAATTCACAAAAGTCCTGGCGTTGGAATGGGCACCTTACAATATCAATGTCAATGCCCTAGGTCCGGGGTACTTCAAAAGCAGAATGAATGATTCCTTAAATGATGCAGAATCTATTCTCAAACGCATTCCTTTGGGAAGAATGGCGGATCCTGAAGAACTGGCAGGGACTATTATTTATCTCAGTTCTGAAGCCTCAAATTATGTAACCGGTCAAACATTGTTCGTTGATGGCGGTTTTCTCTGTAATTAG
- a CDS encoding acetyl-CoA hydrolase/transferase family protein, with translation MDWRETYKSRLTTADEAVKVVKSGDFVIPGHAASESELLVNALVKRYLDLENVTIIQGVALGSSPYCKPEMEGHFILKSMFVGANTRKSVWENRGTFFPLMFHEFPRAFREGYLGSDVFITMVSPPDEHGYCSLGMSVDHSKELVRCAKTVIAEVNPNVPRTYGDTFVHVSDLDYIVENDGPLLELNRFAAMDEVTQAIGRNVAGLINDGDTLQMGAGTIPDAILHYLKDKRDLGIHTEMFSDGLIDLIEAGIVNCSKKTINPGKIVVTFAEGTKKVYEYIDRNPMFQFHPVDYVNNPCIIAQHDNMVAINSALEIDLSGQVCAEALGAKQYSGIGGQLDFIRGAAAAKNGRPVIVLQSTAKSATISRISCQLKPGTPVTTTRNDVHWVATEYGAVDLFCKSEKERAAALISIAHPNFRDELKRQYREIYGRVL, from the coding sequence ATGGATTGGAGAGAAACGTATAAGAGCCGCCTGACAACTGCTGACGAAGCAGTGAAAGTCGTTAAGTCAGGAGATTTTGTTATACCCGGCCATGCAGCAAGTGAATCAGAACTACTTGTAAATGCTCTTGTCAAACGTTACTTAGATTTAGAAAATGTTACCATTATTCAAGGGGTTGCTCTTGGCAGTTCGCCCTACTGCAAACCTGAAATGGAAGGCCATTTTATTCTAAAATCTATGTTCGTAGGGGCCAATACCCGCAAATCCGTCTGGGAAAACCGGGGAACATTCTTTCCTCTGATGTTTCATGAGTTTCCTCGGGCTTTTCGCGAAGGTTATTTGGGCTCTGATGTCTTCATCACAATGGTTAGTCCGCCTGATGAACATGGTTACTGCAGCTTGGGAATGTCCGTAGATCACTCGAAAGAGTTAGTTAGATGTGCAAAGACCGTCATTGCTGAAGTGAATCCTAATGTTCCTCGAACCTATGGAGATACCTTCGTTCATGTCAGTGATCTTGATTACATTGTCGAAAACGATGGTCCTCTACTGGAACTTAATCGTTTTGCGGCCATGGATGAGGTTACTCAAGCCATAGGGCGAAATGTCGCCGGGCTTATTAACGATGGCGACACTCTCCAAATGGGCGCCGGAACAATTCCCGATGCTATACTTCATTACCTCAAAGATAAAAGAGATCTGGGGATACATACGGAAATGTTTTCCGATGGTCTCATCGATCTTATTGAGGCCGGAATCGTTAATTGCTCTAAAAAAACCATAAATCCTGGAAAAATTGTTGTAACCTTTGCAGAAGGAACTAAGAAAGTTTACGAATATATCGATAGAAATCCAATGTTTCAATTTCATCCCGTTGATTACGTCAACAACCCTTGCATCATTGCCCAACATGATAATATGGTCGCCATTAATTCTGCTTTAGAAATTGACTTAAGCGGTCAAGTTTGTGCCGAAGCTCTCGGGGCTAAGCAATACAGCGGCATTGGCGGACAATTAGACTTTATTCGCGGCGCAGCGGCTGCCAAAAACGGCAGACCGGTCATTGTTTTACAGTCTACGGCTAAAAGCGCAACGATTTCCAGAATCTCCTGTCAATTAAAGCCGGGAACCCCAGTCACTACAACTCGCAATGATGTTCACTGGGTCGCCACTGAATATGGTGCTGTCGATTTATTCTGTAAATCAGAAAAGGAAAGGGCCGCAGCTCTTATCAGCATTGCCCATCCCAACTTTAGAGATGAGCTTAAACGACAGTACCGTGAAATCTATGGCCGGGTTCTATAG
- a CDS encoding thiolase family protein codes for MSFQKSTDDIVCVSAVRTPFGKFGGSMRNIDIYDLGAIAMRNAMEKISLDPSCIDEVWWGNGDTTSTKDPFTPVVARQTMLKAGISPETPSISYDQACTSALSTVKYGARSIKLGEAKIVMTGGSTSFSTVPFLLRDIRWEGKKHSSFMVEDPIIPLGYKDYAPVAVDSGNVAIEYGVSREEQDELALSSHVKYGKAWEREFFKNEMHPLELTQKDKKGNVISSKVLNIDEQFRSDISMDKLEKLKPIFGNPTCTAGNAPGMNDGAAAQIITTRENAEKLGLPILYTLVAISAIALQPRIMPVSPAFAIKKCLDEAKITMNDLNYIEINEAFACVPLVSLKLLSNERFLKSDYKTMVKEASDKPILDNDDIQYRKLKEKLNPNGSAIAVGHPNTASGARIMMTAAYNLKENGGGYAACAICGGLTQGAGAIIWVE; via the coding sequence ATGAGCTTTCAAAAAAGCACGGACGATATCGTTTGCGTCAGCGCAGTCAGAACACCTTTTGGTAAATTCGGCGGTTCCATGAGGAATATCGACATTTACGACCTTGGGGCCATTGCCATGAGAAACGCGATGGAAAAAATCAGCCTCGATCCCTCCTGCATCGATGAAGTATGGTGGGGCAATGGTGATACTACCAGCACAAAAGATCCATTTACTCCAGTTGTCGCTCGTCAGACAATGCTGAAAGCTGGGATTTCACCCGAGACCCCTTCCATCTCTTATGATCAAGCCTGCACCTCAGCTCTCAGTACCGTTAAATACGGAGCCCGAAGCATTAAACTTGGGGAAGCCAAAATTGTCATGACCGGGGGATCAACGAGTTTCAGCACTGTTCCCTTTTTACTGCGGGATATTCGCTGGGAAGGAAAAAAGCATTCTTCCTTTATGGTCGAAGATCCGATTATTCCCCTTGGCTACAAGGACTATGCACCTGTTGCAGTAGATTCCGGCAATGTTGCCATTGAGTATGGCGTATCCCGCGAAGAACAAGATGAGTTAGCTTTAAGCAGTCATGTTAAATACGGTAAGGCCTGGGAGCGGGAATTTTTCAAAAATGAAATGCACCCCCTTGAGTTAACTCAAAAGGATAAAAAGGGAAATGTCATTTCTTCCAAAGTCTTAAATATCGATGAGCAATTCCGTTCCGATATCAGTATGGATAAGCTTGAAAAATTAAAACCGATTTTCGGCAATCCAACCTGTACAGCAGGCAATGCTCCAGGAATGAATGACGGTGCTGCTGCCCAGATCATTACAACCAGAGAAAATGCCGAGAAATTGGGTCTGCCTATTCTTTATACCCTGGTTGCAATTTCTGCAATTGCCTTGCAGCCAAGAATTATGCCGGTATCACCTGCTTTTGCCATTAAAAAATGTCTTGATGAGGCAAAAATAACCATGAATGATCTTAACTATATTGAAATTAATGAGGCCTTTGCCTGCGTCCCTTTAGTTTCACTTAAACTCTTGTCTAATGAACGATTCTTAAAGAGTGACTACAAGACAATGGTCAAAGAAGCTTCAGATAAACCTATCTTAGATAATGATGATATTCAATACCGGAAACTTAAAGAAAAGCTCAATCCTAACGGAAGCGCCATTGCTGTAGGCCATCCCAACACAGCAAGCGGGGCACGAATCATGATGACTGCTGCTTATAATCTCAAAGAAAATGGCGGCGGCTACGCGGCTTGCGCAATTTGCGGCGGATTAACTCAAGGAGCAGGAGCAATTATTTGGGTCGAATAG
- a CDS encoding translation factor GTPase family protein, protein MKKLVVGILAHVDAGKTTLSESMLYLSGKIGKLGRVDNKDAYLDNYELERARGITIFSKQAIFEIGNTQIVLLDTPGHADFSAEMERTLQVLDYAILVISGADGVQGHTKTLWQLLAIYQIPVFLFINKMDQIGTDKGELINEIKKQLNDGCIEFELVETDGFYDQLAMCDEILMEDYLQTGKLEAATIKRAIKERKVFPCYFGSALKLEGVERFMQGLVNFAKLPGYPDEFGARIFKITRDEQGNRLTHMKLTGGKLKVKDVLRNGMWEEKVNQIRIYSGQKYETVNEIEAGSILAVTGLSQTRPGEGLGIEEASTIPVLEPVLSYQIILPEGCDPRVMIPKLRQLEEEEPELHIVWDEQLQEIQARIMGEVQIEILQSLILSRFGVRVDFDAGRIVYKETIANVVEGVGHFEPLRHYAEVHLLLEPGEQGSGLQFGTDCSEDILSKSWQRLVLTHLEEKEHKGILTGSAITDMKITLVSGRAHHKHTEGGDFREATYRAVRQGLKQAESILLEPYYTFQLELPVKMVGKAMTDVEKMYGTCEVSQTNDEVAVLVGSAPVIAMKNYQKEVIAYTKGHGRLFCSLKGYEPCHNGAEVIETIGYDSERDPENPTGSVFCAHGAGFLVEWDKVKDYMHLESYLQKKEELYGEPAPYRASYKEEKWISLEEIDQIINNTSYANQGKKAVWKKRKTAHESYYESLSSESRLKETKEEYLLVDGYNIIYAWPGLKELADVNMDGARMKLLEILSNYQGIRKCQIITVFDAYLVLGHSEEVIDYHNIHLVFTKEAQTADQYIEKFAYDHQKQYNITVATSDGLQQIIIRGSGGALLSARELKIEIDLANERINREYQAIQKENRNYLSDTLSPKTKQEMKDLIKKEHDKLT, encoded by the coding sequence ATGAAAAAGTTAGTCGTTGGAATATTGGCCCATGTTGATGCAGGCAAGACGACCTTATCAGAGAGTATGCTTTATCTGAGCGGCAAAATTGGAAAATTAGGGAGAGTTGACAATAAGGATGCCTATTTAGATAACTATGAACTGGAAAGGGCAAGGGGAATCACGATTTTTTCCAAGCAGGCCATCTTTGAAATTGGGAATACTCAGATTGTCTTACTTGATACTCCAGGGCACGCGGACTTTTCGGCTGAAATGGAGAGGACTCTTCAGGTGTTGGATTATGCCATTTTAGTGATAAGCGGTGCGGATGGGGTGCAGGGACATACCAAAACATTATGGCAGCTCCTCGCCATATATCAGATCCCTGTTTTTCTCTTTATCAATAAGATGGATCAGATTGGTACGGATAAGGGCGAGTTAATCAATGAAATAAAAAAGCAGCTGAACGACGGATGCATTGAATTTGAACTAGTCGAGACAGACGGATTTTACGACCAACTGGCTATGTGTGACGAAATTTTGATGGAAGATTATCTGCAAACAGGAAAACTTGAAGCTGCAACTATTAAGAGAGCAATCAAAGAGCGCAAAGTATTTCCGTGCTATTTCGGTTCCGCTTTAAAATTAGAAGGCGTCGAACGATTTATGCAAGGCCTTGTGAACTTTGCCAAGCTGCCTGGCTATCCCGATGAATTCGGGGCGAGAATATTTAAAATTACAAGAGATGAACAAGGAAACCGTCTTACCCATATGAAACTGACCGGTGGAAAACTGAAGGTGAAAGATGTCTTAAGGAATGGCATGTGGGAAGAGAAAGTGAACCAAATCCGTATCTATTCCGGTCAGAAGTACGAGACAGTGAATGAGATAGAGGCCGGTTCGATATTGGCAGTTACCGGACTTAGTCAAACCAGACCGGGAGAGGGCTTAGGGATCGAGGAAGCGTCCACTATACCAGTGTTGGAGCCTGTACTGTCCTATCAAATTATCCTTCCGGAAGGCTGTGACCCAAGAGTGATGATTCCAAAGCTGCGCCAGCTTGAAGAAGAGGAGCCGGAACTTCATATAGTCTGGGATGAGCAGTTACAGGAAATCCAAGCCCGAATCATGGGAGAGGTACAGATTGAAATTTTGCAGAGCCTTATTCTAAGCCGTTTTGGTGTACGGGTAGACTTTGATGCCGGAAGAATAGTCTATAAAGAAACTATTGCCAATGTAGTAGAGGGAGTGGGGCACTTTGAGCCCTTACGGCATTATGCGGAGGTTCATCTTTTATTGGAACCAGGGGAACAGGGCAGTGGTTTACAGTTTGGGACAGACTGCAGTGAGGACATCTTAAGTAAAAGCTGGCAGCGACTTGTTTTAACTCATCTGGAAGAAAAAGAACACAAGGGAATTCTTACTGGGTCTGCAATTACTGATATGAAAATTACCTTAGTCTCAGGCAGAGCACACCATAAACATACAGAAGGCGGGGACTTTCGTGAGGCTACTTACCGTGCCGTTCGTCAGGGTTTAAAGCAGGCTGAATCTATTTTACTGGAGCCTTATTATACCTTCCAACTGGAACTGCCGGTAAAAATGGTCGGTAAAGCTATGACAGATGTTGAGAAAATGTATGGTACCTGTGAGGTATCACAGACAAATGATGAGGTGGCAGTTCTCGTGGGAAGTGCTCCGGTCATAGCGATGAAAAATTATCAGAAAGAAGTCATCGCTTATACCAAAGGTCACGGCAGGTTGTTTTGCAGTCTGAAAGGTTACGAACCGTGCCATAATGGGGCTGAGGTCATAGAAACTATAGGATATGACTCGGAAAGAGACCCGGAAAATCCAACAGGTTCTGTTTTTTGTGCACATGGTGCAGGTTTTTTAGTGGAGTGGGATAAAGTAAAGGATTACATGCATCTTGAAAGTTATCTTCAGAAAAAGGAAGAATTATATGGAGAACCTGCCCCATACCGGGCTTCATATAAAGAAGAAAAGTGGATCAGTTTAGAGGAGATTGATCAAATAATTAATAACACATCCTATGCCAACCAAGGGAAAAAGGCTGTTTGGAAAAAGCGCAAAACAGCCCATGAAAGTTATTACGAATCGCTTAGCTCTGAGAGCAGGCTGAAGGAAACGAAAGAAGAGTATCTTCTTGTTGACGGCTACAATATTATCTATGCCTGGCCTGGGCTAAAAGAGCTTGCAGATGTCAACATGGATGGCGCCAGGATGAAATTGCTTGAAATTCTAAGTAATTATCAGGGGATTCGAAAGTGTCAAATCATCACCGTCTTTGACGCCTACCTTGTTCTGGGGCATTCTGAAGAAGTCATTGACTATCATAATATTCATTTGGTCTTTACTAAGGAGGCCCAAACGGCAGACCAGTATATTGAAAAGTTCGCTTATGATCATCAGAAGCAATATAATATCACAGTGGCAACCTCAGATGGTTTACAGCAGATCATTATCCGAGGATCAGGAGGTGCCTTGTTATCCGCTCGAGAATTGAAGATTGAGATCGATTTGGCTAATGAAAGAATAAATCGGGAATATCAGGCTATACAGAAAGAAAATCGTAATTATTTAAGCGATACCTTGTCTCCGAAAACAAAACAAGAGATGAAAGATCTTATTAAAAAAGAACACGATAAACTCACATAG
- a CDS encoding 4Fe-4S dicluster domain-containing protein: MNLAANHGRASDCIECKECEKACPQHLKITEHLKDVSATFDVHRNFPAENREAELKEEKSAQEGV; encoded by the coding sequence ATAAACCTAGCCGCAAACCACGGCAGAGCAAGTGATTGTATAGAATGTAAGGAATGTGAAAAAGCCTGCCCTCAACATCTGAAAATAACTGAGCACCTAAAAGATGTATCAGCAACCTTTGATGTACACCGCAATTTCCCAGCAGAAAATAGAGAGGCAGAATTAAAAGAAGAAAAATCAGCCCAAGAGGGCGTTTGA